In Massilia violaceinigra, one DNA window encodes the following:
- a CDS encoding DUF5071 domain-containing protein: protein MHQRSSFIPADKHDLDAVRAAIAAGWPAIAPVVPDLLVWMQDLNWPVAKELAPLLVSLGAPLAPAIRQILDGDDGIWKHHLIFRVVVRSPALLQALAADLHRLAADPSASDRAEEVDVEAREALLLL from the coding sequence TTGCACCAGCGCTCGTCATTCATCCCCGCCGACAAACACGACCTGGACGCCGTGCGGGCCGCCATCGCTGCCGGCTGGCCCGCCATCGCCCCGGTCGTGCCTGATCTGCTGGTATGGATGCAAGACCTCAACTGGCCGGTGGCGAAAGAGCTCGCGCCCTTGCTCGTCAGCCTGGGCGCGCCGCTCGCGCCCGCCATCAGGCAGATTCTCGATGGCGACGACGGCATCTGGAAACATCACCTGATTTTCCGCGTGGTGGTGCGCTCGCCTGCCCTGCTGCAGGCGCTGGCCGCCGACCTGCACCGGCTCGCCGCCGACCCAAGCGCGTCGGACCGCGCCGAAGAAGTCGACGTGGAAGCGCGCGAAGCCCTGCTGCTCCTGTAG
- a CDS encoding YfiR family protein produces MRLRPASLRAAWLAGIARRRHCCALAVALLLPASAQTQAPAAAEYAAKAAFIYNFALFSTFPNAQAKLIRLCVLGRDPFGNLLASLEGKPLGEAKMTIAYPRSGHDALKQCQIVFISASETDSVALLAQSARQEGVLTVSDAKGAARMGIMVELDVEDKRIAFEFNAEAARAANIALSSKVLRLARAVY; encoded by the coding sequence ATGCGCCTGCGCCCCGCTTCCCTCCGCGCCGCGTGGCTGGCCGGCATAGCGCGCCGGCGGCATTGCTGCGCCCTTGCCGTCGCCTTGCTGCTGCCCGCTTCCGCCCAGACTCAGGCCCCGGCTGCTGCTGAATACGCGGCGAAAGCGGCATTCATCTACAACTTCGCCTTGTTCAGCACGTTTCCGAATGCCCAGGCCAAGCTGATCAGGCTATGCGTTCTCGGGCGCGATCCGTTCGGCAATCTGCTCGCCAGCCTGGAGGGCAAGCCGCTGGGCGAAGCGAAGATGACGATCGCCTACCCACGTTCCGGCCACGACGCGCTCAAGCAGTGCCAGATCGTGTTCATCAGCGCCTCCGAAACCGACAGCGTGGCCCTGCTGGCGCAATCGGCGCGCCAGGAAGGCGTGCTCACGGTCTCCGACGCGAAAGGGGCGGCGCGCATGGGCATCATGGTCGAACTGGACGTCGAGGACAAGCGCATCGCCTTCGAGTTCAACGCCGAGGCGGCCCGCGCCGCCAATATCGCGCTCAGTTCCAAAGTGCTGCGCCTCGCGCGCGCGGTCTATTGA
- a CDS encoding RDD family protein, with protein MLDGRLSLTTPEGVSLQLTPAGPYLRAVAWLLDFLLWAVVCFLLRLAMPSGKLGEGIFLLLLFVTYWGYPIISEVYFNGRTVGKRAVGLEVVRSDGLPVGWRESTLRNLLLVADFLPIMYATGLVCMMFDLRFRRLGDIVAGTQVIYYEKAVPRATPLLAHPLPLPFPLSPDQQRTLVDLFERESRLPLDRMAELGSIAEPLTGVRGTESVERMRSYVAGLTK; from the coding sequence TTGCTAGACGGCCGCCTGTCCCTGACCACGCCCGAGGGCGTGAGCCTGCAATTGACGCCCGCCGGCCCCTACCTGCGCGCGGTCGCCTGGCTGCTCGATTTCTTGCTGTGGGCGGTCGTGTGCTTTCTGCTGCGCCTCGCCATGCCCAGCGGGAAACTCGGCGAAGGCATTTTCCTGCTGCTGCTGTTCGTTACCTACTGGGGCTATCCGATCATCAGCGAAGTGTATTTTAACGGCCGCACGGTGGGCAAGCGTGCCGTCGGCCTGGAAGTGGTGCGCAGCGACGGCCTGCCGGTCGGCTGGCGCGAATCGACCCTGCGCAACCTGCTGCTGGTGGCCGACTTCCTGCCGATCATGTACGCGACCGGCCTGGTGTGCATGATGTTCGACCTGCGCTTTCGCCGCCTGGGCGATATCGTCGCCGGCACCCAGGTCATCTATTACGAAAAGGCCGTGCCGCGCGCCACGCCCTTGTTGGCCCATCCGCTGCCGCTGCCCTTCCCCCTCAGCCCCGACCAGCAGCGTACCCTGGTCGATCTGTTCGAGCGCGAATCGCGCCTGCCGCTCGACCGCATGGCCGAACTGGGCAGCATCGCCGAACCGCTGACCGGCGTACGCGGCACCGAGTCGGTCGAGCGCATGCGCTCTTATGTGGCGGGCCTGACCAAATGA
- a CDS encoding RICIN domain-containing protein — protein sequence MTEFPVFDASIRLFPARRMAALAASLALPLALMATSASAANCSAPVYNGGLYNVVNAASGKVLDVVAGSTQGAAEVQQWGSGNSANQQFYLRDAGNGYWTMQAKHSGLLLDVLNLSANDGARIIQWNATGAHNQQWLLKKSTSGGYNVVARHSGKSLTVGDSNSGSRVYQATDTAGGQQRWFFNPTNGSCGGPAPDGFAAQSGTDGLSTTTGGGNTAPITVTSCSALSSALTSKSAAVIQIPAGTTIDCRTAVRSESTCAVACPTYQDPGKYTYRVPVGTQTCKELGSTNETRYMRPRDESSIWVGSNKTLVGLNKDARIIGASFIVRDAKNIIIRNLAIDNINPGLVEAGDGITITKSSHVWIDHVRFNKISDGHVDIQDSKNITLSWNRFDGTNEAVCGNQHHYTNAFSNSQVTLHHNFWNKTSGRNPKLMGAASRTHLYNNYWLDVPYFAIAADDLAQVKVEGNFFANTARPHWNGSNGLIDANIASNRYTGKSETDVEKDTGAKVFSDTVLFPYKLDNVDNLPAALTSGTGAR from the coding sequence ATGACCGAATTCCCCGTTTTCGACGCGTCGATCCGTCTGTTTCCCGCACGGCGCATGGCCGCCCTGGCCGCCTCGCTTGCCCTTCCATTGGCCCTGATGGCAACGAGCGCCAGCGCCGCCAATTGCAGCGCCCCCGTGTACAACGGCGGTTTGTATAACGTCGTCAACGCCGCGTCCGGTAAAGTGCTCGACGTCGTCGCCGGCTCGACCCAGGGCGCGGCCGAAGTCCAGCAGTGGGGTTCCGGAAACAGCGCCAACCAGCAATTCTATCTGCGCGACGCCGGTAACGGTTACTGGACCATGCAAGCCAAGCACAGCGGCCTGCTGCTCGACGTGCTGAACCTGTCCGCCAACGATGGCGCCAGGATCATCCAATGGAACGCCACCGGCGCCCACAACCAGCAATGGCTGCTCAAAAAGTCGACCAGCGGCGGCTACAACGTCGTCGCGCGCCACTCGGGCAAGTCGCTCACCGTGGGCGACAGCAACAGCGGCTCGCGCGTCTACCAGGCGACTGACACCGCCGGCGGCCAGCAGCGCTGGTTCTTCAACCCGACCAACGGTTCCTGCGGCGGCCCGGCGCCGGACGGCTTCGCGGCCCAGAGCGGCACCGACGGCTTGAGCACCACCACCGGTGGCGGCAACACCGCCCCCATTACCGTGACCTCGTGCAGCGCCCTGTCCAGCGCCCTGACGTCGAAATCCGCCGCGGTGATCCAGATTCCGGCCGGCACCACCATCGATTGCCGCACCGCCGTGCGTTCGGAAAGCACCTGCGCGGTCGCCTGCCCCACTTACCAGGATCCGGGCAAGTACACCTACCGCGTTCCGGTCGGCACGCAGACCTGCAAGGAACTCGGCTCGACCAACGAAACGCGCTACATGCGCCCGCGCGATGAAAGCAGTATCTGGGTCGGTTCCAACAAGACCCTGGTCGGCCTGAACAAGGATGCGCGCATCATCGGTGCCTCGTTCATCGTGCGCGACGCCAAGAACATCATCATCCGCAACCTGGCCATCGACAACATCAACCCCGGCCTGGTCGAAGCGGGCGACGGCATCACCATCACCAAGTCGAGCCACGTATGGATCGACCATGTGCGCTTCAACAAGATCAGCGACGGCCACGTCGACATCCAGGACAGCAAGAACATCACCCTCAGCTGGAACCGCTTTGACGGCACCAACGAGGCTGTCTGCGGCAACCAGCACCACTACACCAACGCGTTCAGCAACTCGCAGGTGACCTTGCACCATAACTTCTGGAACAAGACCTCGGGCCGCAATCCGAAGCTCATGGGCGCGGCATCCCGCACTCACCTGTACAACAACTACTGGCTCGACGTGCCCTACTTCGCCATCGCCGCCGATGACCTTGCGCAAGTAAAAGTGGAAGGAAACTTCTTTGCCAACACGGCCAGGCCGCACTGGAACGGCAGCAACGGGCTGATCGATGCCAACATCGCCTCGAACCGCTACACCGGCAAGTCGGAAACCGATGTGGAGAAGGATACCGGCGCCAAGGTGTTCAGCGACACCGTGCTGTTCCCGTACAAGCTCGACAACGTCGACAACCTGCCGGCCGCGCTGACCAGCGGCACCGGCGCACGCTGA
- a CDS encoding putative bifunctional diguanylate cyclase/phosphodiesterase yields MKRPWPRRRSRTQTLSTKLKWANLVTSGTVILLSTLFLLGIQTYFFTAALVRQTQAQAAMGSENMSAAMLFGDRHAASDILAALRVVSDVQSAVVYDNANKRFASYLRDAGAAPVALRHDSGSGYALSYRHVTVVEPLMVKRQRLGTLIVQSSLDNVYRQLAFYLALTIPLMLAVLAIAHLVLSRLQRFITDPLRALSETSAQISRLGDYAIRAEVSSLADIGTLSTAFNTMLDRIQKRESELEAEIAERKRVEVKLDRLAHFDNVTQLHNRHFFNDRLEAVIARAQRCRERAVVMFIDLDNFKTVNDTLGHDIGDELLRLVSRSLTETVRPGDAIARIGGDEFAIILENVHQIGDASMVAEKCLLRIAQPIAISGHEIHISASIGISVYPDDALTMHELLKYADSAMYYAKNSGKNAYRLFTHSMQEDARKRFTLDNNLRRALERKEFVLHYQPQIDLRSGAICGAEALIRWIHPELGLISPADFIPVAEDTGMIVAIGEWVLREACHELRRWHDAGHGVRMSINLSGRQLSEEGLVASVLAIVDDSGIDARWLELELTESMLMDASASVIDKLHTLKRAGIALAIDDFGTGYSSMSYLKTFPVSALKIDRSFVRDLPHSTEDAAITKAIIAIARSLKMETVAEGIETLEQGEFLRASGCDKAQGYHYGKPMPAAQMRELLMRREQETAEPALPCDA; encoded by the coding sequence ATGAAACGCCCCTGGCCTCGCCGCCGCAGCCGCACACAAACCCTGAGCACCAAGCTTAAGTGGGCAAACCTGGTCACCAGCGGGACCGTCATCCTGCTCTCCACCCTGTTCCTGCTCGGAATCCAGACCTATTTCTTCACGGCGGCCCTGGTGCGCCAGACCCAGGCGCAAGCGGCGATGGGCAGCGAAAACATGTCGGCCGCCATGCTCTTCGGCGACCGGCACGCCGCCAGCGATATCCTGGCCGCCCTGCGCGTGGTGTCGGATGTGCAGTCGGCCGTGGTCTACGACAACGCCAACAAGCGCTTCGCCAGCTACCTGCGCGACGCCGGGGCGGCCCCGGTCGCGCTGCGGCACGACAGCGGCAGCGGCTACGCCCTGTCGTACCGCCACGTCACCGTGGTCGAGCCGCTGATGGTCAAGCGCCAGCGGCTCGGCACCCTCATCGTGCAAAGTTCGCTGGACAACGTCTATCGCCAGCTCGCGTTTTACCTTGCGCTCACCATTCCCCTCATGCTCGCGGTACTGGCCATCGCCCATCTGGTGCTGTCGCGCCTGCAGCGTTTCATTACCGATCCCCTGCGCGCGCTGTCGGAAACGAGCGCCCAGATCTCGCGCCTGGGCGACTACGCGATCCGCGCCGAGGTCAGCTCGCTGGCCGATATCGGCACGCTCTCGACAGCGTTCAACACCATGCTCGACCGCATCCAGAAGCGCGAGAGCGAACTCGAGGCCGAGATTGCCGAGCGCAAACGGGTCGAGGTCAAGCTCGACCGCCTGGCCCACTTCGACAATGTGACCCAGCTGCACAATCGCCACTTCTTCAACGACCGGCTCGAAGCCGTCATCGCCCGCGCCCAGCGCTGCCGCGAGCGCGCCGTGGTGATGTTCATCGACCTCGACAACTTCAAGACCGTCAACGACACGCTGGGGCACGATATCGGCGACGAACTGCTGCGCCTGGTCTCGCGCAGCCTCACCGAAACCGTGCGCCCCGGCGACGCCATTGCCCGCATCGGCGGCGACGAGTTCGCCATCATCCTGGAAAACGTCCACCAGATCGGCGACGCCTCGATGGTCGCCGAAAAGTGCCTGCTGCGCATTGCCCAGCCAATCGCCATTTCGGGCCACGAAATTCACATCAGCGCCAGCATCGGCATCAGCGTGTATCCGGACGATGCATTGACGATGCACGAGTTGCTCAAATACGCCGACAGCGCCATGTACTATGCGAAAAACAGCGGCAAGAATGCCTACCGGCTGTTCACGCACAGCATGCAGGAAGATGCGCGCAAGCGCTTCACGCTCGACAACAACCTGCGCCGCGCGCTCGAACGCAAGGAATTCGTGCTGCACTACCAGCCCCAGATCGACCTGCGCAGCGGCGCCATCTGCGGCGCCGAGGCTCTGATCCGCTGGATCCATCCGGAACTTGGCCTGATCAGCCCGGCCGACTTCATCCCGGTGGCCGAAGATACCGGCATGATCGTGGCGATCGGCGAATGGGTGCTGCGCGAAGCCTGCCACGAACTGCGCAGGTGGCATGACGCTGGCCACGGCGTGCGGATGTCGATCAACCTGTCGGGGCGCCAGCTGAGCGAGGAAGGGCTGGTTGCCTCGGTGCTGGCGATCGTCGACGACAGCGGGATCGACGCGCGCTGGCTGGAACTGGAGCTGACCGAAAGCATGCTGATGGACGCCTCGGCCAGCGTGATCGACAAACTGCATACGCTCAAGCGCGCCGGCATCGCGCTGGCGATCGACGATTTCGGCACCGGCTACTCTTCCATGAGCTACCTCAAGACATTTCCGGTCAGCGCGCTGAAGATCGACCGCAGCTTCGTGCGCGACCTGCCGCACAGCACCGAAGACGCCGCCATCACGAAGGCCATCATTGCCATTGCCCGGAGCTTGAAAATGGAAACGGTTGCGGAGGGTATTGAAACGCTGGAGCAAGGCGAATTCTTGCGCGCAAGCGGGTGCGACAAGGCGCAGGGCTATCACTACGGCAAGCCGATGCCGGCGGCGCAGATGCGCGAATTGCTCATGCGCCGCGAGCAGGAGACGGCCGAGCCGGCCCTGCCGTGCGACGCGTGA
- a CDS encoding TonB-dependent receptor plug domain-containing protein, translated as MHPTPNHPLRPALAAVFATALASTAPLAVAEPDHHQDLNALPIEQLLNLEIITASKFAQKISEAPSSVSVITAEDIRRFGYRSLADILRSVRGVYVTDDRNYSYVGTRGSGRPGDFNTRLLILVDGRRLNDMVFDQGAVGTEFPIDVSLVERVEFVPGPGSAMYGSSAFFGVVNVLTKTGATHQGTTVSASAASAGTRKARLASGFARANGIDLLLGASWLERKGSDQYFPEYDDAAHNFGVARNLDHDGYKRAFAKLSWGSVAASAYLGRRTRGISTASYGQQFNDPRSRTVDEYASASASWQAALSPTLEVHAGVNLHRYRYQGTYIYVPDSATVNIDAAESRTVASEVRLLSTAFRNHKIIAGAEYASDGKRMLSNHDLDPYTFSLLSDSPKKRAGVYLQDEFRLGERVILNAGLRHDHDDEGGGVSNPRIALIVKAAAHTTLKALYGTAYRSPNAYERYYATNTGFKLNPALRPEHIKTYELIGEYFPSENFRASASVFQYRFTDLIALATDPLDSKLVQSNIDSARSKGAEFEAEWLRDDGSSLKTSVSLQYVHNGANGEWLSNSPRQLFKLNYAKPLRRDTLRAALEYQFTSRRRTAADGHIGGFGLFNVTVLGHPMGKHLELSASIYNLLDKHYADSASEEHYDSSSPARHLNAIGQDGRSWRLQASYTF; from the coding sequence ATGCATCCGACACCGAACCACCCTCTTCGCCCCGCGCTGGCCGCCGTGTTCGCTACTGCGCTGGCCAGCACGGCCCCGTTAGCCGTGGCCGAGCCCGACCACCATCAAGACCTGAATGCGCTGCCGATCGAGCAACTGCTGAATCTGGAAATCATCACCGCCTCCAAGTTCGCGCAGAAAATCAGCGAAGCGCCTTCGTCGGTGTCGGTGATCACCGCGGAAGATATCCGCCGCTTCGGCTATCGCTCCCTGGCCGACATCCTGCGCAGCGTGCGCGGGGTCTATGTGACGGACGACCGCAACTACAGCTACGTCGGCACGCGCGGCTCCGGCCGCCCTGGCGACTTCAACACCCGCCTGCTGATCCTGGTCGATGGCCGCCGCCTCAACGACATGGTGTTCGACCAGGGCGCCGTCGGCACCGAGTTTCCCATCGATGTCAGCCTGGTCGAACGGGTCGAATTCGTGCCCGGACCGGGATCGGCCATGTATGGCAGCAGCGCGTTTTTCGGTGTCGTCAACGTCCTCACCAAGACCGGCGCCACGCACCAGGGCACCACGGTCAGCGCCAGCGCCGCCAGCGCCGGCACGCGCAAGGCGCGCCTGGCAAGCGGCTTTGCGCGCGCCAATGGCATCGACCTGCTGCTGGGCGCTTCCTGGCTGGAGCGCAAGGGAAGCGACCAGTATTTCCCCGAATACGACGACGCGGCCCACAACTTCGGCGTGGCGCGCAACCTCGACCATGACGGCTACAAGCGCGCCTTCGCCAAGCTGTCATGGGGAAGCGTCGCGGCCAGCGCGTATCTGGGCCGGCGCACCAGGGGCATCTCGACCGCGTCCTACGGCCAGCAGTTCAACGATCCGCGCAGCCGCACCGTCGACGAATACGCCTCCGCCAGCGCCTCCTGGCAGGCGGCGCTGAGCCCGACCCTGGAAGTGCATGCCGGCGTCAACCTGCACAGGTACCGCTACCAGGGCACCTATATCTACGTGCCCGACAGCGCAACCGTCAACATCGACGCGGCCGAGAGCCGTACCGTGGCGTCCGAAGTACGCCTGCTGAGCACGGCATTTCGGAACCACAAGATCATCGCCGGCGCCGAGTACGCCAGCGACGGCAAACGCATGCTGAGCAACCACGACCTGGATCCCTACACCTTTTCCCTGCTCAGCGACAGTCCCAAAAAACGCGCCGGCGTGTACCTGCAGGACGAGTTCCGGCTGGGCGAACGGGTGATCCTCAATGCCGGACTGCGCCACGACCACGATGATGAAGGTGGCGGGGTGAGCAATCCGCGCATCGCCCTGATCGTCAAGGCCGCCGCGCATACCACGCTCAAGGCACTGTACGGCACCGCCTACCGTTCCCCGAATGCCTACGAGCGCTACTACGCCACGAACACAGGTTTCAAACTCAATCCCGCCCTCAGGCCCGAGCACATCAAAACCTATGAACTGATCGGCGAGTACTTCCCATCAGAAAATTTCAGGGCCAGCGCCTCGGTCTTCCAGTACCGCTTCACCGACCTGATCGCCCTCGCCACCGATCCGCTCGACAGCAAGCTGGTCCAGTCGAACATCGATTCGGCCCGTTCCAAAGGCGCCGAGTTCGAGGCGGAATGGCTGCGCGATGACGGCAGTTCGCTCAAAACCAGCGTCAGCCTGCAGTACGTGCACAACGGCGCCAACGGCGAATGGCTGAGCAACTCGCCGCGCCAGCTGTTCAAGCTCAACTACGCCAAGCCGCTCCGGCGCGATACCCTGCGCGCCGCGCTCGAGTACCAGTTCACCAGCCGCCGCCGCACCGCGGCGGACGGCCACATCGGCGGGTTCGGCCTGTTCAACGTCACCGTCCTGGGCCACCCCATGGGCAAGCACCTGGAGCTGTCCGCCAGCATCTACAACCTGCTCGACAAGCACTACGCCGATTCCGCCAGCGAAGAGCACTACGACAGCAGCAGCCCGGCCCGCCATCTGAACGCCATCGGCCAGGATGGACGCAGTTGGCGCCTGCAGGCGAGCTACACCTTCTGA
- a CDS encoding stage II sporulation protein M yields MKQVQFEADNAALWTEIGAILDGSQQDQRALPALYRRLCQCLALCSQRGYSPTLTDHLQKMVGACHRRLYGTVVERPTTLMRWMLVDFPCRVRAEWRLLLITCLAFFGVGLVVGLLVWYQPQWAYSFASAQQLDQFREMYQPSRIRVGRGGSQGDLMMFGHYIWNNVSIGFRSFAGGIFGGIPALISLGLNGLHLGVIGAWLSRDPTTVHQFWSFVITHSSLEITGLLLCAMSGIRLGLTLIHPGRLTRAHALYSASQTMFPVIVGGSLMTMFAAFFEAFWSGSGAIPIQVKYAVGGTGWALVIGFFLFAGRGKQ; encoded by the coding sequence ATGAAGCAAGTTCAATTTGAAGCCGACAATGCCGCTCTCTGGACCGAGATCGGCGCCATCCTCGACGGCAGCCAGCAAGACCAGCGCGCGCTGCCGGCCCTGTACCGGCGCCTGTGCCAGTGCCTGGCGCTGTGCAGCCAGCGCGGCTATTCGCCGACCCTGACCGATCATCTGCAGAAAATGGTCGGCGCCTGCCACCGCCGCCTGTACGGCACGGTCGTCGAGCGCCCCACCACCCTGATGCGCTGGATGCTGGTCGACTTTCCCTGCCGCGTGCGCGCCGAATGGCGTTTGCTGCTGATCACCTGCCTGGCGTTTTTCGGGGTGGGCCTGGTGGTCGGCCTGCTGGTCTGGTACCAGCCGCAGTGGGCGTACAGCTTCGCCTCGGCGCAACAGCTCGACCAGTTCCGCGAAATGTACCAGCCATCGCGCATCCGCGTCGGACGCGGCGGCAGCCAGGGCGACCTGATGATGTTCGGCCACTACATCTGGAACAACGTCTCGATCGGTTTCCGCAGTTTTGCCGGCGGCATTTTCGGCGGCATCCCGGCCTTGATCAGCCTGGGCCTGAACGGCCTGCACCTGGGCGTGATCGGCGCCTGGCTCAGCCGCGACCCGACCACCGTCCACCAGTTCTGGTCGTTCGTGATCACCCATTCCAGCCTCGAAATCACCGGGCTGCTGCTGTGCGCGATGTCCGGCATCCGGCTCGGCCTGACCCTGATCCACCCGGGCCGGCTCACGCGCGCGCACGCGCTCTACAGCGCCAGCCAGACCATGTTCCCGGTGATCGTCGGCGGCAGCCTGATGACCATGTTCGCGGCCTTCTTTGAAGCGTTCTGGTCCGGCTCGGGCGCGATCCCGATCCAGGTCAAGTACGCTGTCGGCGGCACCGGCTGGGCGCTGGTGATCGGATTTTTCCTGTTCGCCGGCCGCGGCAAGCAATAA
- a CDS encoding energy transducer TonB, with product MNRKVVIGVCIAAAAASVAQVPDKPAPSPAAAVPAFPSHLLAGAGACPAPAWPREALLYDLQGSTTLSFAIGPDGAVVQPRLLRTSGWKMLDDAALAGIAACRFKPGLDAAQRAGPYPMQFNWKLDGEAGVTPVLRAGSCLDSPRFARFAPFDAAPTSASGVLLRFMVGAGGVPWRIAAEAGSQPDALVAEAIDYVQSCRFDYDPSVPGARSASVTGRVLAR from the coding sequence TTGAACAGAAAAGTAGTCATTGGCGTGTGCATCGCCGCTGCCGCCGCGTCGGTGGCGCAGGTGCCGGACAAGCCCGCGCCGTCTCCGGCTGCGGCCGTGCCGGCGTTTCCCAGCCATTTGCTGGCGGGAGCTGGCGCCTGCCCGGCGCCGGCCTGGCCGCGCGAAGCGCTGCTGTACGACCTGCAGGGCAGCACCACGCTGTCGTTTGCGATCGGGCCGGACGGCGCCGTGGTGCAGCCGCGCCTACTGCGCACGAGCGGCTGGAAAATGCTCGACGACGCCGCCCTGGCCGGGATCGCCGCCTGCCGCTTCAAGCCGGGCCTGGACGCGGCGCAGCGCGCCGGACCGTATCCCATGCAGTTCAACTGGAAGCTCGATGGCGAGGCCGGCGTCACGCCGGTTCTGCGCGCAGGCAGTTGCCTGGATTCGCCGCGCTTTGCGCGCTTCGCTCCGTTCGACGCGGCGCCGACCAGCGCCAGCGGGGTGCTGTTGCGCTTTATGGTGGGCGCGGGCGGCGTGCCATGGCGCATCGCCGCCGAGGCCGGCAGCCAGCCGGACGCGCTGGTGGCCGAAGCGATCGATTACGTGCAATCCTGCCGCTTCGACTACGATCCGTCCGTTCCGGGCGCGCGCAGCGCCAGCGTGACCGGCCGGGTGCTGGCGCGGTAG
- a CDS encoding DUF4303 domain-containing protein, translated as MTTNWSLFHKYAGTKPRQFVEVRDLGTAVWSATGMAETWGTDTLDELASPAAAQARYAALCADAVAAGFTLTRQANVDLNRLDAALLASEIRDGARNAFNAMRAAHPDQTLNAFALISDDSAMTIVPLANSVEALSEDGGGDDILWNPSEWSFFEEGAWLDIAYRMILPYHRDLPNEVDIDALRAWVFGACSAALQQLADEGLFGGAAQRDAVALMFHVTDGDGDDDVIEELNTPASFRRYAAWRATWDKR; from the coding sequence ATGACGACGAACTGGTCACTTTTTCACAAATACGCCGGCACCAAGCCACGACAGTTTGTCGAGGTACGCGACCTCGGCACGGCAGTCTGGAGCGCCACCGGCATGGCCGAAACCTGGGGCACCGACACACTCGACGAACTGGCCAGCCCGGCCGCCGCCCAGGCGCGCTACGCGGCCCTGTGCGCCGACGCCGTGGCCGCCGGCTTCACGCTCACGCGCCAGGCCAATGTCGACCTGAACCGGCTCGATGCCGCCCTGCTGGCCAGCGAGATCCGCGACGGCGCCCGCAACGCCTTCAACGCCATGCGCGCGGCCCATCCGGACCAGACGCTCAACGCCTTCGCCCTGATCAGCGACGACAGCGCCATGACGATCGTCCCGCTTGCCAACAGCGTGGAGGCGCTCAGCGAGGACGGCGGCGGCGACGATATCCTGTGGAATCCGTCGGAATGGTCGTTCTTCGAGGAAGGCGCCTGGCTCGACATCGCCTACCGCATGATCCTGCCCTACCACCGAGATCTTCCCAACGAGGTCGACATCGACGCACTGCGCGCATGGGTGTTCGGCGCCTGCAGCGCGGCATTGCAGCAACTGGCCGACGAAGGCCTGTTCGGCGGCGCCGCCCAGCGCGATGCCGTGGCGCTGATGTTCCACGTCACCGATGGCGACGGCGACGACGACGTCATCGAAGAACTCAACACGCCGGCATCGTTCCGGCGTTACGCGGCCTGGCGCGCCACCTGGGACAAGCGCTAA